One Microtus pennsylvanicus isolate mMicPen1 chromosome 3, mMicPen1.hap1, whole genome shotgun sequence DNA window includes the following coding sequences:
- the Angptl8 gene encoding angiopoietin-like protein 8 encodes MAVLTLCLLWAFTTVVRPAPVSPLGGPEPAQYEELTLLFHGALQLGQSLNSVYRATEARLTEAGRSLGLFDRALGLLGTEVSQGRDATQELRTSLSEIQAEEDVLHLQAEATALSLGEVDQAQRALRDTVRRLQVQLKGAWLGQAHQEFETLKARADKQSHLLWVLTGHVQRQRREIAEQQQRLRQIQERLHTAALPA; translated from the exons ATGGCTGTGctcactctctgccttctgtgggcCTTCACGACAGTAGTGCGACCTGCCCCAGTATCTCCTCTGGGTGGTCCAGAGCCAGCCCAATATGAAGAGCTGACCCTGCTCTTTCACGGGGCTTTACAGCTAGGCCAGTCCCTCAATAGCGTGTACAGAGCCACGGAAGCGCGTCTGACAGAAGCTGGACGCAGCCTGGGCCTCTTTGACAGAGCCCTGGGCCTCCTGGGCACAGAGGTCAGTCAAGGCCGGGATGCAACACAGGAGCTTCGCACCAGCTTGTCGGAAATTCAG GCTGAAGAGGATGTACTGCACCTTCAAGCAGAGGCCACAGCCCTGTCTCTGGGAGAAGTGGACCAGGCCCAGCGAGCTCTACGGGACACTGTACGGAGACTGCAAGTCCAGCTGAAAGGCGCCTGGCTGGGCCAAGCCCACCAAGAATTTGAGACCTTAAAG GCTCGAGCAGATAAACAGAGCCACCTTTTATGGGTGCTCACGGGCCATGTGCAGCGACAGCGGCGGGAGATAGCAGAGCAGCAACAGAGGCTGCGACAGATCCAGGAGAG ACTCCACACAGCAGCCCTTCCGGCCTGA